From a region of the Halobacteriovorax sp. HLS genome:
- a CDS encoding lysophospholipid acyltransferase family protein, with the protein MFIANIIYFIARLLNSTYRYRFMGLENITQAQKLSKHGNYLLGIWHQNLLHGILAQRGNPHIVIVSRSKDADPVAYTCKKIGTIVVRGSSRNKAGVDKGGKAAKEEMIEKLCQAHPGAVTIDGPKGPAKEVKPGIVDMAIKSETTIIPYLPIAEKFWSFNSWDKFRLPKLFTRIIVCYGSPIAITTDRSFESYQMELKQSLDEIESKVRDNFKNWTSLEKRNWNQKR; encoded by the coding sequence ATGTTCATTGCCAATATTATCTACTTTATAGCTAGACTTCTCAATTCAACATACAGATACAGATTTATGGGACTTGAAAATATCACACAGGCCCAAAAACTTAGCAAACATGGCAATTACCTACTTGGAATTTGGCATCAAAACCTGCTACATGGAATACTTGCCCAAAGAGGAAATCCACATATCGTCATTGTCTCTAGATCTAAGGATGCAGACCCAGTGGCCTACACTTGCAAAAAAATAGGAACAATTGTGGTTCGAGGAAGCTCTAGAAATAAGGCCGGTGTAGATAAAGGTGGCAAGGCCGCTAAAGAAGAAATGATTGAAAAGCTCTGCCAAGCTCACCCTGGAGCAGTGACAATTGATGGTCCAAAAGGACCAGCGAAAGAAGTTAAACCAGGCATAGTAGATATGGCCATAAAGTCTGAAACAACTATTATTCCTTACTTACCAATTGCTGAGAAGTTCTGGTCTTTTAATAGTTGGGATAAGTTTAGATTACCTAAACTCTTTACTAGAATTATTGTCTGTTATGGAAGCCCGATAGCAATTACGACTGATCGATCCTTTGAGAGTTATCAGATGGAGCTAAAGCAGTCTCTCGATGAGATAGAATCTAAGGTTAGAGATAATTTTAAAAATTGGACGAGTTTAGAAAAAAGAAATTGGAATCAGAAGAGATAG
- a CDS encoding RNA-binding protein codes for MKTEKRDFKRSSSKNTARVGKTTNAKRPNSFTKASSPKKPVKFDPNAQKNPVVYIGNLNYKKDDFGVMKLFKPFGYVEKVNLILDEKTEKSKGIAFVEMQTKKAALDAVAALNGKVIDGRTVKVSIALEREGMDMSKAAHAPKPKPLSKNEEKSIIKKSKIKKVGLDVLFQSTNR; via the coding sequence ATGAAAACGGAAAAAAGAGACTTCAAAAGAAGTAGCTCGAAAAACACAGCAAGAGTTGGCAAAACAACTAATGCAAAAAGACCTAATAGCTTTACTAAAGCTAGCTCCCCAAAGAAACCTGTAAAATTTGATCCAAACGCGCAGAAGAATCCTGTCGTTTACATCGGGAATTTAAACTATAAAAAAGATGATTTTGGCGTAATGAAGTTATTCAAGCCATTTGGTTACGTTGAAAAAGTTAACTTAATTTTAGACGAAAAAACTGAAAAGAGTAAAGGTATTGCATTTGTTGAGATGCAGACCAAAAAGGCCGCCCTTGATGCTGTAGCAGCATTAAATGGAAAAGTCATCGACGGTAGAACGGTTAAAGTAAGTATTGCTCTTGAAAGAGAAGGAATGGACATGTCTAAAGCAGCTCATGCGCCGAAACCAAAACCTCTTTCTAAGAATGAGGAAAAATCAATTATTAAGAAATCTAAGATCAAAAAAGTTGGTCTAGATGTTCTATTTCAATCAACAAATAGATAG
- a CDS encoding Fpg/Nei family DNA glycosylase yields the protein MRTLTKTQETLIISRSYAIPELPEVETIKNQINEILPLKVISCTQSSVISSIAHTPIDLSNRKIIKVHRKGKLLYFELDKNEFLLSHLGMTGGWRIGKERPSDKIGLKHNHLCIKHSKGYLSYIDPRRFGHMYQLSESETQDKLAELGHDLRSKEFSIEYLTETIKKYPNRQIKVHLLDQSLYAGTGNYIVNEICARAFVRPTRRNKSLTLTEIKKMHSACKVVLDGATQTGGTTFQGGYADTTGSAGGGVGHLVVFYQKICQLCGETPVKKIFLAQRGTYYCPKCQK from the coding sequence ATTCGCACTCTGACAAAGACACAAGAAACATTAATAATATCTAGGAGTTACGCTATCCCAGAACTACCAGAAGTAGAAACAATAAAAAACCAAATAAACGAAATCCTCCCACTAAAAGTTATTAGTTGTACGCAGTCATCTGTGATTTCATCAATTGCACATACACCAATTGATTTATCAAATCGTAAAATTATTAAAGTGCATAGAAAAGGAAAGTTGCTCTACTTTGAACTTGATAAGAATGAATTCTTACTAAGTCACTTGGGAATGACTGGAGGTTGGAGAATTGGCAAAGAAAGGCCTAGCGATAAAATAGGCCTTAAACATAATCACCTATGTATCAAGCACTCTAAAGGTTATTTAAGCTATATCGACCCTAGAAGATTTGGTCATATGTATCAATTAAGTGAGAGTGAAACTCAAGATAAGCTCGCTGAACTTGGACATGACTTGAGATCTAAAGAGTTTAGCATTGAGTATTTAACTGAAACCATAAAGAAGTATCCTAATAGGCAAATAAAAGTGCACCTACTGGACCAGTCTCTCTATGCGGGAACAGGTAACTATATAGTGAACGAAATTTGTGCACGAGCATTTGTTCGCCCGACGAGAAGAAATAAATCTTTGACTCTTACTGAGATAAAAAAAATGCACAGTGCTTGCAAGGTTGTTTTGGATGGGGCAACTCAGACTGGTGGTACGACATTTCAAGGTGGTTATGCTGATACGACAGGAAGTGCTGGAGGTGGCGTAGGACACCTTGTTGTTTTCTATCAAAAGATCTGTCAATTATGTGGTGAAACACCTGTTAAAAAGATATTCTTGGCACAAAGAGGTACTTACTACTGCCCTAAGTGCCAAAAGTAA